Proteins encoded in a region of the Tepidibacillus fermentans genome:
- a CDS encoding ABC transporter ATP-binding protein, giving the protein MKHITKVFGNFIANDHINLTVHKGEVHALLGENGAGKSTLMNILYGLYQPTSGEIYIRGKKVDITNPNVAIKHGIGMVHQHFMLVEPFTVAENIILGMETTKTLGTLDMKKAIQDVKELSEKYGLYVDPNAKIHDITVGMQQRVEILKALYRGAEILILDEPTAVLTPQEIHELMQIINNLTNEGKSVIIITHKLKEIKMAADYCTIIRRGKWIDTVDVSETTEEELAAKMVGREVSFKVDKKENKPSKTVLSIENLVVKDNRGIDAVNGLSLEIKAGEIVGIAGVDGNGQSELIEAITGLRKIESGKVLLNGKDITNKTPREIIEDGISTIPEDRQKRGLVLDFTVAENMVLENYSKVPFSKNGILDYNKIKEFAKELIHKFDVRPTDENVRARALSGGNQQKVIIAREVTNDPELLIAAQPTRGLDVGAIEFVHKALVEQRHKNKAVLLVSLELDEIMNVSDRIAVIYEGKIVGILDAKEADENTLGLLMAGGGGERGQESK; this is encoded by the coding sequence ATGAAGCATATTACAAAGGTCTTTGGGAATTTTATTGCTAATGATCATATTAATCTTACTGTACATAAAGGTGAGGTTCATGCACTTTTAGGTGAAAATGGTGCAGGAAAATCAACATTAATGAACATTTTATATGGTCTCTATCAACCTACATCTGGAGAGATATATATTCGGGGGAAAAAAGTAGATATTACGAATCCCAATGTAGCAATTAAACATGGGATCGGAATGGTTCATCAACATTTTATGCTAGTCGAACCTTTTACTGTAGCTGAAAATATTATCTTAGGAATGGAAACGACCAAAACATTGGGAACTTTGGACATGAAAAAAGCCATACAAGATGTTAAAGAATTATCAGAGAAATATGGACTCTATGTGGACCCAAATGCCAAAATCCATGATATTACGGTTGGTATGCAACAAAGGGTTGAAATTTTAAAAGCATTATATCGTGGGGCTGAAATTCTTATTTTAGATGAGCCTACCGCAGTATTAACACCTCAAGAAATTCATGAATTAATGCAAATTATCAATAATTTAACAAATGAGGGGAAATCAGTTATTATTATCACTCACAAGTTAAAAGAGATAAAAATGGCTGCAGATTATTGTACGATTATTCGACGGGGAAAATGGATCGATACGGTTGATGTAAGTGAGACAACAGAAGAAGAACTTGCTGCAAAAATGGTAGGTAGGGAAGTTAGTTTTAAAGTCGATAAAAAAGAAAATAAACCATCAAAAACGGTTCTTTCGATAGAGAATTTAGTGGTTAAAGATAATAGAGGGATTGATGCTGTAAACGGACTTTCCCTTGAGATTAAAGCAGGTGAAATCGTAGGAATTGCTGGCGTTGATGGGAATGGCCAAAGTGAGTTAATTGAAGCAATTACAGGATTAAGAAAAATAGAGTCTGGGAAAGTATTGCTTAATGGAAAAGATATTACAAATAAAACTCCAAGAGAAATCATTGAAGATGGTATATCAACCATACCTGAAGACAGACAAAAGCGAGGATTAGTTCTCGATTTTACAGTAGCGGAAAATATGGTGCTGGAAAACTATAGTAAAGTCCCTTTTTCCAAAAACGGTATTCTCGATTACAATAAAATAAAAGAATTTGCCAAAGAACTCATTCATAAATTTGATGTTAGACCTACGGATGAAAATGTAAGAGCGAGAGCATTATCAGGCGGTAATCAACAAAAAGTGATTATTGCTCGTGAAGTAACGAATGATCCAGAACTTCTCATTGCTGCCCAACCTACAAGAGGATTAGATGTAGGGGCGATTGAATTCGTTCATAAAGCGCTTGTTGAACAAAGACACAAGAATAAAGCTGTACTTCTTGTTTCATTAGAATTGGATGAAATCATGAATGTTTCCGATCGAATTGCTGTCATTTATGAAGGAAAAATAGTTGGAATTTTAGATGCAAAAGAAGCGGATGAAAACACACTAGGACTTTTAATGGCTGGAGGGGGTGGCGAACGTGGACAAGAATCGAAATAG
- a CDS encoding ABC transporter permease encodes MDKNRNSKLLNWISGNFGFTLISILIGLIVGAVVLSIAGFNPIEAYGVMFKGVFSKPKYIAYAIIYATPLIITGLSVAFAFRTGLFNIGAEGQYIIGALVAALTGYFLKFPPVIHAILVIFAAALAAGLWGGIAGFLKARFGVHEVIATIMLNWIALYLNNYVVMLEGFKRPQTEASYEVHQTASIGLFENWKVSDAGREWLSNYPFLADMMRAPVNLGFIIAIILALLVWFILNKTTLGYELRAVGLNKDAAEYGGIGVKKSITISMIIAGALAGTAGAIQVLGVTKSVAVLAAMEGYGFNGIAVSLIGSNTPFGSVLGGLLFGILQYGGPKIQSALDAPSEVINIVIGTIVFFIAIPKFIKLVLSFRRKKRGEQHAS; translated from the coding sequence GTGGACAAGAATCGAAATAGTAAATTGTTAAATTGGATTTCAGGAAATTTTGGTTTTACATTGATATCAATCTTAATTGGTCTTATAGTAGGGGCAGTTGTCTTGTCGATTGCTGGATTTAATCCAATTGAGGCTTATGGAGTCATGTTTAAAGGGGTTTTTAGTAAACCAAAATATATCGCTTATGCGATTATTTATGCTACCCCGTTAATCATAACGGGTCTTTCTGTTGCATTCGCCTTTCGAACAGGGTTATTTAATATTGGTGCAGAAGGTCAATATATTATAGGGGCTTTAGTTGCAGCATTAACAGGTTATTTCTTAAAATTTCCACCTGTTATTCATGCGATTTTAGTCATATTTGCTGCAGCTCTTGCCGCAGGATTGTGGGGAGGAATTGCAGGATTTCTCAAAGCTCGATTTGGTGTCCATGAAGTAATTGCTACCATTATGCTGAACTGGATAGCATTGTATCTGAATAATTATGTTGTCATGCTTGAAGGGTTTAAACGTCCTCAAACGGAAGCATCTTATGAAGTTCATCAAACTGCTAGTATTGGGTTGTTTGAAAACTGGAAAGTATCTGATGCAGGAAGAGAATGGCTTTCAAACTACCCATTCTTAGCAGATATGATGAGAGCTCCTGTCAATTTAGGTTTTATCATTGCCATCATATTAGCTTTATTGGTTTGGTTTATTCTTAATAAAACTACTTTAGGATATGAATTACGAGCAGTTGGCTTAAATAAAGACGCTGCTGAATATGGTGGAATCGGTGTGAAAAAGAGTATCACGATTTCGATGATTATCGCAGGAGCGCTTGCAGGGACAGCTGGAGCGATTCAAGTTCTTGGAGTTACAAAGAGTGTGGCCGTATTAGCAGCGATGGAAGGTTATGGCTTTAATGGTATTGCTGTTTCGTTAATTGGCAGTAATACACCATTCGGTAGCGTATTAGGAGGTCTATTGTTTGGAATTCTTCAATATGGAGGGCCTAAGATTCAATCTGCATTAGATGCGCCTTCTGAGGTTATTAATATTGTCATTGGAACCATTGTTTTCTTTATTGCGATACCAAAATTTATTAAATTGGTTTTAAGTTTTAGAAGGAAGAAAAGAGGTGAACAACATGCTAGCTAG